In the genome of Triticum urartu cultivar G1812 chromosome 5, Tu2.1, whole genome shotgun sequence, one region contains:
- the LOC125510613 gene encoding scopoletin glucosyltransferase-like has protein sequence MALTIAGTGFSTCTSKKLRVLLIPFFATSHIEPFTDLAIRLAAAAAVEATVAVTPANVSIVRSVLERHYGKHHTAPVKITTYPFPAVDGLPGGVENLGKAAPADSWRIDATAVSDALMRPAQEALVREQSPDALVTDLHFVWNVRVAEELGVPCVRFSVIGAFSSLAMRHLELLAPDVAGGDPDPDVVAVVPRFPGPPVRMPRAELPEFLRRKAEVGCSTRNPFYAAQADCFGLAVNTFSDLEQHYCEMQMRQGYVKRAYFLGPVSPRPSPAAAGGGGGWLDSKPDRSVVYVCFGSLAPVSDAQLRELALGLEASGRPFLWVVRAEEWAPPEGWEERVRDRGLMVTTWAPQTAILGHQAVGAFVTHCGWNSVLETVAAGVPVLTWPLVFEQFITERLVTEVLGIGERLWPHGAGVRSTSCAEHELVPAEAVARVVMAFMAPGGPGDAARGRVRDLAAKAHAAMVEGGSSHRDLRRLVDDLVEARSAAGGIKSVLAPIESPFHG, from the coding sequence ATGGCCCTGACCATTGCCGGCACCGGCTTCAGCACCTGCACTAGCAAGAAGCTGCGCGTTCTGCTCATCCCTTTCTTCGCGACCAGCCACATCGAGCCCTTCACCGACCTTGCCATCCGCCTGGCCGCGGCCGCGGCCGTGGAGGCGACCGTTGCGGTCACGCCGGCGAACGTCTCCATCGTCCGCTCCGTGCTGGAGCGTCACTACGGCAAACATCACACTGCGCCTGTTAAGATAACGACGTACCCGTTCCCGGCCGTGGACGGCCTCCCGGGGGGCGTCGAGAACCTCGGCAAGGCCGCGCCGGCCGACTCGTGGCGCATCGACGCCACCGCCGTCAGCGACGCCCTGATGCGCCCCGCGCAGGAGGCGCTCGTCAGGGAGCAGTCCCCGGACGCGCTCGTCACCGACCTGCACTTCGTCTGGAACGTCCGCGTCGCCGAGGAGCTCGGCGTGCCGTGCGTCCGGTTCAGCGTCATCGGCGCCTTCTCGTCGCTCGCCATGCGCCACCTCGAGCTCCTCGCCCCGGACGTCGCCGGCGGCGACCCCGACCCCGACGTTGTCGCCGTGGTCCCTCGGTTTCCGGGCCCTCCGGTACGGATGCCGAGGGCCGAGCTGCCGGAGTTCCTGAGGAGGAAAGCGGAGGTGGGTTGCTCCACGAGAAACCCCTTCTACGCGGCGCAAGCTGACTGCTTCGGCCTCGCCGTCAACACATTCTCGGACCTGGAGCAGCACTACTGCGAGATGCAGATGCGCCAAGGCTACGTGAAGCGCGCCTACTTCCTAGGGCCTGTCTCGCCGCGGCCATCACCGGcagccgcgggcggcggcggcggctggcttGACTCGAAACCAGACCGCTCGGTGGTGTACGTGTGCTTCGGCAGTCTCGCCCCCGTCTCGGACGCCCAGCTGCGCGAGCTGGCTCTCGGGCTGGAGGCCTCGGGAAGGCCGTTCCTGTGGGTGGTGAGGGCGGAGGAGTGGGCTCCGCCGGAGGGATGGGAGGAGCGTGTCAGAGACAGGGGGCTGATGGTCACCACCTGGGCCCCGCAGACGGCCATACTGGGGCACCAGGCGGTGGGCGCGTTCGTGACCCACTGCGGGTGGAACTCGGTGCTGGAGACGGTGGCCGCCGGTGTGCCGGTGCTGACATGGCCGCTGGTGTTCGAGCAGTTCATCACCGAGAGGCTGGTCACGGAGGTCCTCGGGATCGGGGAGCGGCTGTGGCCTCACGGCGCCGGCGTACGGAGCACGAGCTGTGCAGAACACGAGCTAGTCCCCGCCGAAGCTGTGGCGCGGGTAGTGATGGCGTTCATGGCCCCTGGAGGACCAGGGGACGCGGCGAGGGGCAGGGTGAGGGACCTTGCCGCAAAGGCTCACGCAGCCATGGTGGAAGGAGGCTCATCGCACCGTGATCTGCGGCGTCTGGTCGATGATCTTGTGGAAGCAAGAAGTGCTGCTGGAGGGATCAAGTCAGTTCTGGCACCCATTGAAAGTCCCTTCCATGGTTAA